In Chitinophaga nivalis, a single genomic region encodes these proteins:
- a CDS encoding oxidoreductase, protein MHTESLFRPFSLKSLNTRNRFVMAPMTRSFSPGGIPDAAVARYYRRRAEAEVGLIISEGTVIERPSAANDPDVPRFYGDASLAGWQQVLTEVQAAGGQMAPQLWHIGGCENHHSGWLPPAPFEGPSATGNAVAMGDAAIADTIAAFGRAAAQAKQLGFNSVEIQGGHGYLIDQFFRPATNQRTDIFGGKTLAERSRFALEVTKEVRRQTGDDFALMMRVSQWCYTDFHTKVAATPQEVADWLTPLGEAGIDIFHCSTRRFWEPEFEGSALNLAGWVKKLTGKATVTVGSVGLDKDVTTTFTAEAPVPMAIDELLRRMDRGEFDLVAVGRSILGDAHWVQKVKENRLGEVQGFSKEALATLV, encoded by the coding sequence TTGAATACCCGCAACCGCTTTGTAATGGCGCCTATGACAAGGTCATTTTCTCCGGGTGGCATACCTGATGCCGCCGTAGCCCGCTATTACCGGCGAAGGGCGGAAGCAGAAGTGGGCCTGATCATTTCAGAAGGAACCGTTATTGAACGGCCGTCGGCGGCCAATGACCCGGATGTGCCGCGGTTTTACGGCGATGCGTCGCTGGCCGGCTGGCAACAGGTATTAACGGAAGTACAGGCCGCTGGTGGGCAAATGGCGCCCCAGCTCTGGCACATCGGTGGCTGTGAAAACCATCATTCCGGCTGGTTGCCGCCGGCGCCGTTTGAAGGGCCATCAGCTACCGGCAACGCCGTGGCCATGGGAGATGCAGCTATTGCAGATACCATTGCGGCTTTTGGCCGGGCCGCAGCGCAGGCGAAACAGCTGGGCTTCAACAGTGTGGAAATACAGGGCGGACATGGTTACCTGATCGATCAGTTTTTCCGTCCGGCCACCAATCAGCGAACCGATATTTTTGGTGGCAAAACCCTGGCAGAACGCAGCCGCTTCGCGCTGGAGGTGACCAAAGAAGTACGCCGGCAGACCGGTGATGACTTTGCGCTGATGATGCGGGTGTCGCAGTGGTGTTATACCGATTTTCACACCAAGGTAGCGGCAACGCCGCAGGAAGTGGCCGACTGGTTAACACCGCTGGGGGAGGCAGGCATCGATATTTTTCATTGTTCTACCCGGCGCTTTTGGGAGCCTGAATTTGAAGGATCTGCCCTGAACCTGGCAGGTTGGGTGAAAAAGCTAACAGGCAAAGCTACCGTGACAGTGGGTTCTGTGGGATTGGATAAGGATGTAACCACCACTTTTACGGCGGAAGCGCCGGTGCCGATGGCGATTGATGAGCTGTTGCGCCGGATGGATCGGGGGGAATTTGACCTGGTGGCTGTGGGGAGGTCTATACTGGGAGATGCGCATTGGGTACAGAAGGTAAAAGAAAACCGGTTGGGAGAGGTGCAGGGTTTTAGCAAAGAAGCACTGGCCACGCTGGTATAA
- a CDS encoding TetR/AcrR family transcriptional regulator produces the protein MARNKAFNPTEKLEKARNLFWKKGYHATSMEDLVSEMKVNRGSIYDTYGDKQQLFMESLRSYALETHSEYRRAALGERSPLKAIEKIIRKAVARSFEQQKVCMVVKSSFEMAVHDDALKQLLQQLTTALVEIFEDLIRQAIAAGEIDAKKDARQTALFLTGAFAGLWQMQTLFDDRKMIEQMAKGMIDILQ, from the coding sequence ATGGCAAGAAATAAAGCATTCAACCCTACCGAAAAACTGGAAAAAGCGCGGAACCTCTTCTGGAAGAAAGGGTACCATGCTACTTCCATGGAAGACCTGGTAAGTGAGATGAAGGTGAACCGGGGCAGTATCTATGATACCTATGGAGATAAACAGCAGTTGTTTATGGAAAGCCTGCGTAGTTATGCCCTGGAAACGCATAGTGAGTACCGCAGGGCTGCATTGGGAGAAAGATCTCCGCTTAAAGCCATAGAGAAAATCATCAGGAAGGCGGTGGCCCGTTCTTTTGAACAGCAGAAGGTATGTATGGTGGTGAAGTCTTCTTTTGAAATGGCGGTACATGACGACGCGCTCAAACAATTACTGCAGCAGCTAACCACCGCGCTGGTAGAAATCTTTGAAGACCTGATCAGGCAGGCAATAGCCGCCGGTGAGATCGACGCAAAAAAAGATGCGCGGCAGACTGCCCTGTTCCTGACAGGTGCTTTTGCAGGACTGTGGCAGATGCAGACGTTGTTTGATGACCGGAAAATGATAGAGCAGATGGCCAAAGGAATGATAGACATCCTGCAATGA
- a CDS encoding Atu2307/SP_0267 family LLM class monooxygenase has translation MELGISMFGDLHVDPVTGHIQPAQDRLRELIEEIKLADEVGLDLVGIGEHHRAEYAVSSPEIILAAAATVTKNIKLTSSVTVLSSSDPVRIYQHFAMVDLLSGGRAELVAGRGSFTESFPLFGYDLRHYDALFEEKLALLLQINKSAAINWEGRFRPALVDQQVYPRAVGNQLPVWIAAGGSPESVVRAARLGLPLVFAVVAGTPIDRFLPLYRLYKAVYQEYGHSMDTFQAGMFSHGLPGENSRSIADYYYPLYAAQMDRIGKSRGWSPFQRTQYDFGCSPKGAMFVGDANEVAEKILYAQELLGITRFTAHLDVGAPSHKHLMKAIEIFGTRVAPQVRAALAK, from the coding sequence ATGGAATTAGGCATAAGCATGTTTGGGGATTTACACGTTGATCCGGTAACAGGGCATATACAACCCGCACAGGACCGGCTGAGGGAGTTGATAGAAGAAATTAAACTGGCAGATGAAGTAGGGCTGGATCTCGTGGGTATAGGAGAGCATCACCGGGCGGAATACGCGGTGTCCAGTCCGGAAATCATACTGGCCGCGGCGGCAACAGTGACTAAAAATATTAAACTGACCAGCTCCGTTACGGTACTGAGTTCCTCCGATCCGGTAAGGATCTATCAACACTTTGCCATGGTAGACCTGCTCTCTGGCGGGCGTGCAGAATTGGTGGCGGGGCGTGGCAGCTTTACAGAATCTTTCCCCCTTTTTGGATATGACCTGCGGCATTACGATGCGTTGTTTGAGGAGAAACTGGCGTTGTTGCTGCAAATCAATAAATCGGCTGCCATCAATTGGGAAGGCCGCTTCCGGCCGGCATTGGTGGATCAGCAGGTATATCCACGGGCAGTAGGCAATCAACTGCCGGTATGGATTGCCGCCGGTGGTTCGCCGGAATCAGTGGTGCGTGCAGCCCGCCTGGGTTTACCATTGGTGTTTGCCGTTGTAGCAGGTACGCCTATTGATCGTTTCCTGCCGCTGTACCGGTTGTATAAAGCTGTCTATCAGGAATACGGACACAGCATGGATACCTTCCAGGCCGGCATGTTTTCGCATGGCCTGCCGGGAGAAAATTCCCGGAGCATTGCCGATTATTACTACCCGTTGTATGCTGCCCAGATGGACCGGATCGGGAAAAGCAGGGGATGGTCACCTTTTCAGCGGACACAGTATGATTTCGGCTGTTCTCCCAAAGGAGCCATGTTTGTGGGAGATGCCAACGAAGTAGCAGAAAAAATTTTATATGCACAGGAGCTGTTGGGCATTACCCGTTTCACAGCACATTTAGATGTAGGTGCTCCTTCCCATAAACACCTGATGAAAGCCATCGAAATTTTCGGTACCCGGGTGGCGCCGCAGGTAAGAGCGGCATTGGCTAAATAG
- a CDS encoding helix-turn-helix domain-containing protein — protein sequence MNLSMKEKKDVLLAFGKRLQQLREARKLTQMDLAVHIETYPNYISRLENGKSEPGLMIMIALADALGVCISELTGTDSTLRLDNT from the coding sequence TTGAATTTAAGCATGAAAGAAAAAAAAGACGTTCTACTGGCATTCGGTAAACGACTACAGCAACTGCGTGAAGCCAGAAAGCTCACGCAGATGGATCTGGCAGTACACATCGAAACGTATCCGAATTATATCTCGCGTCTTGAAAACGGGAAGTCCGAACCGGGGTTGATGATTATGATCGCATTGGCGGATGCACTGGGCGTATGTATATCGGAGTTAACCGGAACTGACTCTACGCTGCGTTTGGACAACACCTGA
- a CDS encoding FkbM family methyltransferase has translation MSSSLVDGIKRLGFLTGVSVYRSISAKKETIFFPELKHPVYLRKGATDFKVLKQVLIRGEYDIDFPFKPRYIIDGGANIGLFAVLFASRFPDAIIVAVEPETQNYRQLQRNIAGYPNVIPVQAGIWNKDCHLRIITEGLEDWGFQVSETTAAPDALPAVSIPNIMATQQWPHLDIVKLDVEGAESSIFADNYAWLEKTKVLIIELHEPLLPGSSASFQKAMAAHDFSFTQLGENLIYRNNRFQ, from the coding sequence ATGTCCTCATCATTAGTAGATGGAATCAAAAGATTGGGTTTCCTGACAGGTGTATCGGTTTACCGTAGTATATCCGCAAAAAAAGAAACCATTTTTTTCCCTGAATTAAAACACCCGGTATACCTGCGAAAAGGAGCCACTGATTTTAAGGTACTGAAACAGGTATTGATCAGGGGAGAATATGATATTGACTTTCCATTCAAACCCCGGTACATCATCGATGGGGGGGCAAACATAGGATTGTTTGCTGTATTGTTTGCCAGCCGTTTTCCGGATGCCATCATTGTAGCCGTAGAGCCGGAAACGCAGAACTACCGGCAGCTGCAACGTAATATCGCCGGCTATCCGAATGTGATACCGGTACAAGCCGGCATCTGGAACAAGGACTGTCACCTGCGTATTATTACAGAAGGGTTGGAAGACTGGGGTTTTCAGGTGTCAGAAACCACTGCTGCTCCGGATGCATTGCCCGCGGTATCGATCCCGAATATTATGGCTACACAGCAGTGGCCGCACCTGGATATTGTAAAGCTGGATGTAGAAGGTGCGGAGTCCAGCATTTTTGCCGACAACTATGCATGGCTGGAAAAAACGAAAGTATTGATCATCGAATTACACGAACCGCTTTTACCCGGTAGCAGCGCCTCCTTTCAAAAGGCAATGGCCGCCCATGATTTTTCCTTTACACAATTAGGGGAGAATCTGATTTACCGGAACAACCGGTTTCAGTAA
- a CDS encoding aspartate/glutamate racemase family protein: MAMRKIGLVGGISWTSTLDYYRYINEGVNAELGGLNFAECVIDSVNFDDFRRYNAAYDWDATFVLLADAANNLKKAGATAILLCANTAHIVADRIEAAVQLPVLHITTATAAAIQQQQLKKVGLLGTCYTMELDFYKDKLKAAGIEPIIPKNQADRDYIEDTLLHELGKGIIQADTKQKYLAIIQQLIDRGAEGIILGCTEIPLLIQQADVAVPVFDTTRIHAAAAVAYAVAAPSLT, encoded by the coding sequence ATGGCGATGAGAAAAATAGGCCTGGTAGGTGGTATCAGCTGGACGTCCACCCTGGATTACTACCGTTATATCAACGAAGGCGTGAATGCGGAACTGGGCGGATTGAATTTTGCGGAATGTGTCATTGACTCCGTGAACTTCGACGACTTCCGGCGATACAATGCAGCGTATGACTGGGATGCCACTTTTGTATTGCTGGCCGACGCAGCCAATAATCTTAAAAAGGCCGGGGCTACGGCTATCCTGTTATGTGCCAACACAGCCCATATTGTAGCAGACCGGATTGAAGCAGCGGTACAATTACCGGTACTGCATATTACCACAGCCACTGCCGCAGCCATCCAGCAACAACAACTGAAAAAGGTAGGACTGCTGGGTACTTGCTATACCATGGAGCTGGATTTTTACAAAGACAAATTAAAAGCAGCCGGCATTGAGCCGATCATACCGAAAAACCAGGCAGACAGGGATTATATAGAAGATACGCTCTTGCATGAACTGGGCAAAGGCATCATCCAGGCAGATACGAAGCAAAAGTACCTCGCTATCATTCAGCAACTCATTGACAGGGGTGCAGAAGGCATTATACTGGGTTGTACAGAAATTCCATTGCTGATTCAACAGGCAGATGTAGCGGTACCGGTTTTTGATACCACCCGTATCCACGCTGCAGCAGCGGTAGCTTATGCAGTAGCAGCGCCTTCGCTGACATAA
- a CDS encoding Crp/Fnr family transcriptional regulator yields MYEQLLTHIGRYVTLSEKEQQYLVASLQYEEVPRKGFLLKAGAVCTGRYFVLSGNFRQYTIRENDTEQIVQFGLPGWWLCDYHSFEQQVPSGYYIQATAASSVAIITAAAQEELLQQVPALERYFRMVLQRACDAALSRINSLFSESGEERYLKFARTFPDFVQQVPQYMLASFLGLTPEFISMIRARRNK; encoded by the coding sequence ATGTACGAACAACTTTTAACCCATATCGGCAGATATGTAACGCTCAGTGAAAAGGAGCAGCAATACCTGGTGGCTTCCCTGCAATATGAGGAAGTACCCCGCAAAGGTTTTTTGCTGAAAGCCGGTGCAGTATGCACGGGCAGATACTTTGTGCTTTCCGGTAATTTCCGGCAGTATACCATCCGGGAAAATGATACCGAACAAATTGTACAGTTCGGCTTGCCTGGCTGGTGGTTATGTGACTACCACAGCTTTGAACAACAGGTGCCTTCCGGGTATTATATACAGGCCACGGCAGCGTCATCAGTGGCCATCATAACCGCCGCGGCACAGGAAGAATTATTGCAACAGGTGCCCGCACTGGAACGTTATTTCAGAATGGTATTGCAACGCGCCTGTGATGCCGCTTTGAGCAGAATTAACTCCCTGTTCAGCGAATCCGGGGAAGAACGTTATCTCAAATTTGCCCGTACATTTCCCGACTTCGTACAGCAGGTACCACAGTACATGCTGGCTTCCTTTTTAGGTCTCACACCGGAATTCATCAGTATGATACGCGCCAGAAGGAACAAGTGA
- a CDS encoding carboxymuconolactone decarboxylase family protein, with protein MNKRIRIKQLQPEAYQVMFAFEKYLSETNLTPIQQELIRIRASQINGCAYCVNAHTKDARGLGETETRLYALPVWRETPFFTPEERALLALTEEVTNIQHGGVSEATYQDALQHFGEKTLAQLIMAIIAINAWNRIGVSTGMMPEVD; from the coding sequence ATGAACAAGAGAATCCGTATTAAACAGCTGCAACCGGAAGCATATCAGGTAATGTTTGCTTTTGAAAAATACCTGAGCGAAACCAATCTTACCCCCATTCAGCAGGAACTGATCAGAATCCGGGCTTCCCAGATCAATGGCTGCGCCTACTGCGTAAATGCCCATACCAAAGATGCAAGGGGATTAGGTGAAACAGAAACCCGTTTATATGCATTGCCGGTATGGCGGGAAACACCGTTTTTTACACCGGAAGAACGGGCTTTGCTGGCGCTGACAGAAGAAGTGACGAATATTCAGCACGGCGGCGTATCTGAAGCCACCTACCAGGATGCCCTGCAACATTTTGGCGAGAAAACACTGGCACAGTTAATCATGGCCATCATTGCCATCAATGCCTGGAACAGAATTGGTGTCAGTACCGGTATGATGCCGGAAGTGGACTGA
- a CDS encoding DNA alkylation repair protein, translated as MEPLKEMFNKAFYQHFANSFASVNPHFNAAVFIKAVTKNLDELSLNARLRNTSIVLQQFLPAAYEKAIKVLYDVAPLLPTGYTALVLPDFVALYGKAYFSLSMEALRDFTSLGSSEFAIREFLKTDFKKTLTVMHKWADDKDHHVRRLASEGSRPRLPWSFKLDEVIKEPALTTGILEKLKADETLYVRKSVANHLNDISKDNTAYMLQLVKGWDSTHPHTAWIIKHASRTLIKKGDQESLAIFNFEKEVKVRLDKFRLSAATIQLGEVLQFELQLTSEKTTPQKLVIDYIIHYPKASGELSAKVFKLKEITLLPGQEVKLTKQQLFKDLTTRKHYAGKHGIAIMVNGKVLAEKNFRLTL; from the coding sequence ATGGAGCCACTTAAGGAAATGTTCAATAAAGCATTCTATCAGCATTTTGCCAATAGTTTTGCCAGTGTAAATCCTCATTTCAATGCCGCTGTTTTTATAAAAGCCGTCACTAAAAATCTGGATGAGTTGTCGCTGAATGCCAGATTGCGGAATACTTCCATCGTGTTGCAACAGTTCCTGCCTGCTGCCTATGAAAAAGCCATTAAAGTGTTGTATGATGTGGCTCCGTTGTTGCCCACCGGCTATACAGCCCTGGTGTTGCCCGACTTTGTAGCCCTGTATGGGAAAGCATATTTCAGCTTGTCGATGGAAGCCCTGCGGGACTTTACGAGCCTGGGATCATCGGAGTTTGCCATCCGGGAGTTCCTGAAAACTGATTTTAAAAAGACACTAACGGTCATGCATAAGTGGGCGGATGATAAAGACCACCATGTAAGAAGACTGGCCTCCGAAGGCAGCCGGCCGCGGCTGCCCTGGTCGTTTAAGCTGGATGAAGTGATTAAGGAACCGGCACTCACTACCGGCATCCTGGAAAAACTAAAGGCAGATGAAACCCTGTATGTAAGAAAATCTGTAGCCAATCACCTGAATGATATTTCAAAAGATAATACCGCCTACATGCTGCAACTGGTGAAGGGGTGGGACAGTACCCATCCGCATACCGCGTGGATTATCAAACATGCCAGCCGTACCCTCATCAAAAAAGGAGATCAGGAATCACTGGCGATCTTCAATTTTGAAAAAGAAGTAAAAGTACGGCTGGACAAATTCCGGTTAAGCGCCGCCACCATTCAGCTGGGAGAGGTATTGCAGTTTGAACTGCAATTGACCAGTGAAAAAACAACGCCGCAAAAACTCGTAATAGATTATATCATCCATTATCCCAAAGCATCCGGTGAATTATCGGCCAAAGTATTTAAGCTGAAAGAAATCACGCTGTTACCCGGACAGGAAGTGAAACTGACCAAACAACAATTGTTTAAGGACCTGACTACACGCAAACATTACGCAGGCAAGCATGGCATTGCCATTATGGTAAATGGTAAAGTGCTGGCGGAGAAAAATTTCCGCTTAACGCTGTAG
- a CDS encoding DinB family protein, with product MQQTYRTGAKGALLDEYENVLQALIHVIADISDQELVHLIDTTTKNDNCRSFQTVLAHVVHAVYAYSTYIDKLYGHTPVLPDKQFHPTVSLFIADLRHGFQYTVDVFRDIKDTELEVEDADKKILTPWGQLYDIEQMMEHAIVHVMRHRRQLEKFKILLQR from the coding sequence ATGCAACAGACCTATAGAACAGGCGCCAAAGGCGCATTACTGGACGAATACGAAAATGTCCTGCAGGCACTGATCCATGTTATTGCCGACATCAGCGATCAGGAACTCGTACACCTTATTGACACGACCACCAAGAATGACAATTGCCGCTCCTTCCAGACTGTATTGGCACATGTGGTACATGCCGTTTATGCCTATTCTACCTATATCGACAAGCTATATGGGCATACACCGGTACTCCCGGATAAACAATTCCATCCGACGGTATCTCTTTTTATCGCAGACCTCCGGCATGGGTTCCAGTATACAGTAGATGTTTTCCGGGATATAAAAGATACGGAACTGGAAGTGGAAGATGCGGACAAAAAAATCCTTACTCCCTGGGGACAGCTCTATGATATTGAGCAAATGATGGAACATGCCATTGTACACGTGATGCGGCACAGACGGCAGCTTGAAAAATTCAAAATCCTGCTACAGCGTTAA
- a CDS encoding helix-turn-helix transcriptional regulator translates to MITENESVRLILGLKVRNLRQQRNLSYQQLSDATKITVSYLHDIENGKKYPKTDKILALGKVLGTDYDYLVSLTGDKKLQPLIDLISSDFINVIPWEHFGIAPASLLELFTNTPDKVTAFISTLVKTSRAYHLTRENFYTTALRSYQDIHNNYFEDLETAAAQFRETFTLAASLPVAVADLEQILQTQYGITTDRKKMGNINTLSNIRSYYSPAKKILYLNKQFSAGQEAFLLARELGFQFLNITLRPYETIVQRPSSFDQLLNNFRASYFAAALLIPEASFVEDVRHVSASDKWNPAAWLQLPEKYQVSGEMFLQRLTNILPHHFGIDQLFFLRMSGETKEVYEITKELHLAQLHNPHANLVSEHYCRRWLAIRLMQEVQRLPEKKKNKHSLIDVQISHYWQTHNRYLCITLAKPKSKNSTDTVSVTVGLLLDSALMRLMRFVNDENIVTRTVHTTCERCSIADCKERAMPATYVEKKQLELEVRAALESLE, encoded by the coding sequence ATGATTACTGAAAATGAAAGCGTGCGGCTGATCTTAGGACTGAAAGTGCGGAATCTCCGGCAACAACGGAACTTATCCTATCAACAGCTGTCCGATGCGACCAAAATCACAGTCTCCTATCTGCATGATATTGAGAACGGAAAAAAGTATCCCAAGACAGATAAAATACTGGCGCTGGGAAAAGTGCTGGGAACCGATTACGATTACCTCGTATCCCTGACCGGTGATAAAAAATTACAACCGCTGATAGATCTTATCAGCTCTGATTTTATCAATGTCATTCCCTGGGAACATTTTGGTATTGCACCCGCCAGTCTGCTGGAACTGTTTACCAATACGCCCGATAAGGTAACGGCATTTATCAGCACCCTGGTAAAAACATCCCGTGCCTATCATCTTACCCGGGAAAACTTTTATACCACCGCCCTGCGCTCCTATCAGGACATCCACAACAACTACTTCGAAGACCTGGAAACTGCCGCTGCGCAATTCCGGGAAACCTTTACGCTGGCGGCATCGCTGCCGGTAGCAGTAGCTGACCTGGAACAGATCCTGCAAACACAATACGGCATTACCACCGACCGGAAAAAGATGGGGAACATCAATACCCTCAGCAACATCCGCTCGTATTACAGTCCGGCTAAAAAAATACTGTACCTCAACAAACAGTTTTCTGCGGGGCAGGAAGCCTTTCTGCTGGCGCGGGAACTGGGATTTCAGTTTCTGAACATCACCCTGCGGCCGTATGAAACCATCGTACAACGACCGTCTTCTTTCGATCAGCTGCTGAATAATTTCCGTGCTTCCTACTTTGCGGCGGCGTTGCTGATACCGGAAGCATCTTTTGTGGAAGATGTCAGACACGTTTCCGCCAGTGATAAGTGGAATCCGGCAGCCTGGCTACAGCTCCCGGAGAAGTACCAGGTTTCCGGAGAAATGTTTCTCCAGCGGCTGACGAATATCCTGCCACATCACTTTGGTATTGACCAGCTCTTTTTTCTGCGTATGTCCGGTGAAACAAAAGAGGTATATGAAATCACCAAAGAGTTGCACCTGGCACAACTGCACAATCCGCACGCCAACCTGGTGAGTGAACACTACTGCCGCCGATGGCTGGCCATCCGGTTGATGCAGGAAGTACAGCGCCTGCCGGAAAAGAAAAAAAACAAGCACTCCCTGATCGATGTACAGATCTCCCATTACTGGCAAACACACAACCGTTATCTGTGCATTACACTCGCCAAACCCAAAAGTAAAAACAGTACAGACACCGTCAGCGTTACCGTGGGCTTGCTGCTGGACAGTGCGCTCATGCGGTTGATGCGTTTTGTCAACGATGAAAATATTGTCACCCGCACGGTACATACTACCTGCGAAAGATGCTCCATTGCGGACTGTAAAGAACGTGCCATGCCAGCTACCTATGTAGAGAAAAAACAACTGGAGCTGGAAGTCCGCGCGGCATTGGAAAGCCTTGAATAA
- the aceB gene encoding malate synthase A, translated as MTSTIHTPPVQAQVVVNGPPIQGQEDILTTSALAFLKALHQRFNPTRLELLEERDLLQQRIDAGELPGFLPETADIRNGDWVISPVPPALQDRRVEITGPVERKMIINALNSGATMFMADLEDSNTPSWSNVIQGQINLKAAVRKTIRLTTPEKDYQLQAHTATLLVRPRGWHMEEKHLTIAGVPISASLFDFGLYFFHNAVALLENGQGPYFYLPKTESYKEARLWNAVFDFAENYLALPQGTIRATVLIETITAVFQLHEILYELRTHAAGLNCGRWDYIFSFIKKFRNVPGYLFPDRSQITMTVPFMRDYTQLVVQTCHRRNAHAIGGMAAQIPIRNNEAANRQALEKVKADKIREVTDGHDGTWVAHPGLVPIALEVFNEYMPQPNQLANKRDDFSTDAGRLLALPEGTITLAGLRMNINVGILYIESWLRGNGAAAIYHLMEDAATAEISRTQVWQWLQYKAVMDDGTIIDQSLYEKIRDEEIDNIRQLIGCDAYQQGRFPAAIRIFNRLVVQPVFASFFTTQAYEDIL; from the coding sequence ATGACGTCAACCATCCACACTCCTCCGGTTCAAGCGCAAGTGGTAGTAAATGGCCCGCCCATACAAGGCCAGGAAGATATATTAACCACCTCCGCCCTCGCTTTTCTGAAAGCCCTGCACCAGCGCTTCAACCCAACACGACTGGAACTGCTGGAAGAACGCGACCTCCTCCAGCAAAGAATTGATGCCGGCGAACTACCCGGATTCCTCCCCGAAACAGCGGACATCAGAAACGGAGACTGGGTCATCAGCCCCGTACCACCCGCCCTGCAGGATCGCCGCGTGGAGATAACGGGCCCGGTAGAACGAAAAATGATCATCAATGCGCTCAACTCCGGCGCTACTATGTTCATGGCAGACCTGGAAGACAGCAACACGCCCAGCTGGTCCAATGTGATACAGGGACAAATCAACCTGAAAGCAGCCGTACGCAAAACCATCCGGCTAACCACGCCGGAAAAGGACTATCAGCTGCAGGCACACACCGCCACGCTGCTGGTACGGCCCCGTGGCTGGCATATGGAAGAAAAACACCTGACAATAGCCGGTGTACCTATCAGCGCCAGCCTGTTCGACTTCGGTCTCTATTTTTTTCATAACGCCGTTGCACTGCTGGAAAATGGCCAGGGGCCTTATTTTTATCTGCCTAAAACAGAAAGCTATAAAGAAGCCCGGTTGTGGAATGCTGTTTTTGACTTTGCAGAAAACTACCTCGCACTGCCGCAGGGTACCATCCGTGCTACGGTGCTGATAGAAACCATTACCGCCGTTTTTCAGCTGCATGAAATCTTGTACGAACTGCGCACACATGCCGCCGGACTGAATTGTGGCCGCTGGGACTATATCTTTTCCTTCATCAAGAAATTCCGGAACGTGCCCGGCTACCTCTTTCCTGATCGCTCCCAGATCACCATGACGGTGCCTTTCATGCGCGATTATACCCAGCTGGTAGTACAAACCTGTCACCGCCGCAACGCCCACGCTATTGGCGGTATGGCGGCACAGATACCGATCCGCAACAACGAGGCGGCGAACCGGCAGGCCCTCGAAAAAGTAAAGGCCGATAAAATCAGAGAGGTAACAGATGGACACGACGGCACCTGGGTGGCACATCCCGGCCTGGTACCTATTGCCCTGGAAGTATTCAACGAATACATGCCGCAGCCCAACCAGCTGGCCAACAAGCGCGACGACTTCTCCACTGATGCAGGCAGACTCCTGGCATTACCGGAAGGTACCATTACCCTGGCAGGCTTACGGATGAACATCAACGTGGGCATCCTGTACATCGAAAGCTGGCTGCGGGGCAACGGGGCAGCGGCCATCTATCACCTCATGGAAGATGCCGCCACCGCAGAAATTTCCCGCACCCAGGTATGGCAATGGCTGCAATACAAAGCAGTCATGGACGATGGTACCATCATCGATCAGTCGCTGTATGAAAAAATACGCGATGAGGAAATTGACAATATCCGGCAGCTGATTGGCTGCGATGCCTACCAGCAGGGCCGCTTCCCGGCCGCCATCCGGATCTTCAACCGTCTGGTGGTACAACCGGTCTTTGCTTCCTTCTTCACCACACAGGCCTACGAGGATATCCTGTAA